In Clupea harengus chromosome 25, Ch_v2.0.2, whole genome shotgun sequence, one genomic interval encodes:
- the LOC105907519 gene encoding serine/threonine-protein kinase pim-3-like — protein MHAINCHIFGLSLQVAIKYVTKYRCEPYLKLPGDKQALPLEVALMRLVSQPPNCPYILQLVDWFEEPEQFILVLERPFPCMDLFDFTEVYGGRLDECLARVVMLQVMHAVLHCCERGILHRDIKLENLLVQTDSLRVKLIDFGCGDLLRDTMYRDFAGTDEYCPPEWLLEGRYSGRPATIWSLGILLFNMVCGDLPFNKRSAIIAGQLKFKKGLSEECKHLIGWCLHPDPARRPVLQQVLLHEWMTGWQTPLQ, from the exons ATGCATGCAATTAACTGCCATATATTTGGGCTTTCTTTGCAGGTTGCTATTAAATATGTGACAAAATACAGATGTGAACCTTATTTAAAACTG CCTGGTGACAAACAAGCCTTGCCTCTGGAGGTGGCACTGATGCGCCTGGTCAGTCAGCCTCCAAACTGCCCCTACATCCTGCAGCTGGTGGACTGGTTCGAGGAGCCTGAGCAATTCATTCTGGTCCTGGAGAGGCCGTTCCCCTGCATGGACCTTTTCGACTTCACGGAGGTGTACGGGGGCAGACTGGATGAGTGCCTGGCACGCGTCGTCATGCTGCAGGTGATGCACGCGGTTTTGCACTGTTGCGAGCGAGGCATCCTGCACCGTGACATAAAGCTGGAGAACCTGCTGGTGCAGACGGACAGCCTGCGTGTCAAGCTAATCGACTTTGGCTGCGGCGACCTGCTGCGGGACACCATGTACCGAGACTTTGCTG GCACTGATGAGTATTGCCCCCCTGAGTGGCTTCTGGAGGGCAGGTACAGTGGCAGACCTGCCACCATCTGGTCCCTTGGCATCCTGCTCTTCAACATGGTCTGTGGAGACTTGCCCTTCAACAAACGATCAGCGATCATTGCTGGTCAGCTAAAATTCAAAAAAGGACTTTCTGAAg AATGTAAGCATCTAATTGGGTGGTGCCTACACCCAGACCCAGCGAGGAGACCAGTCCTACAGCAGGTTCTTCTCCATGAGTGGATGACTGGATGGCAAACACCTTTACAATAG